From the Musa acuminata AAA Group cultivar baxijiao chromosome BXJ3-1, Cavendish_Baxijiao_AAA, whole genome shotgun sequence genome, the window AAGCCCTAATTCTTTATCCGGTATTATAGGACGAAATATCGGAGCCGATACGAAATACGATACTCTGCCGATCGTCTTCTAATTACAAAGGCGTGTCGGCGAAGCCGAAATTGCATATATCCCTCCGAAATAACTAATTTTCAGATTAATTAATTATAGTTAgtatctaaaatattaatttttatctcaaattaaataatattaattatagcTATATATTATGGATTTTTGTTGTTCGACGCCTCTGCGAAACCTTAAGGGTGAAATCGTAAATTTAAAAGTCGAAAGCCCGAATCCTAAAGACCGAAGCCGTAAGTACAAATCTTAAAGCTGAAAAATCTAAATCCCAACGCCGAAGGACCATTAAAGGTAAAATGGTTCGATAACGGGCTATGTCATGTGAAACAAGCCGAACCAGGCCGGGCCGCAAAGGCATCCGTACACGGGTCACTACTGATGGAATCACCCTGGAACTCTTCAGGGACCGATGTGGACTCACAGCTGCGATCTTGCTGGAGCTAAAGAGGCCAACACTTCACCCATGGAAATTTCAAGGCTGACTCGgtctataaacaaaattttaggcCAATCAAACCCGGGTCGAGTCAAACCGCTCTTGCGGAAGATACTAGGTTTTGGGTTGGCTATAAATCCATTGATCGAGCTCCGTCTCTGCGGCATCGAAGCCACGATGGAACCCTCGAATAGGTAATTCTTCCGTCCTCGTTACCCTCTCTTCTCTTTTTCGTTTCGAATCCTTCTTAGTCTCATCTTATTGTATTTCTTGGTGTTTAATCTTGTGAGTGATCAGAAGAAATCAAAAGAAGCGAGAACTCTGTTGAATTTTACTTCAATAGAAATGCTTTCGTGGTAATCGTTGCACTGGAGCTCCATGAGCGAAACAATCATATGGTCTAGATATGAAGGGCCGGAAGAAAGAAGGGGTTCCAACTCTGTATTACAAATTTGTGTGTTGATGCTTGAGTTGAATTTGTGTTCGTGTTTGTCGGCACCCAAAATATTCGTGCATGCAAATGAGAAACATGGGAAATTTTTAGGATCATAGAGATTCGTACATAATTGATcataagcttttttttttctattggcaAAATTAACTTGTAATTTTCCTTGCACTTCTTGGTTTCAAAGACTGTCACTTAGCTATTTTTTATCTGAATTCCTATCTATGATATGTGTGTTCCTCCCGCGAGATGCACAGACTTGTCGTACTACGATGATATAGGGTTCGTGCAAGTacaaatttcatgccattatgtCTCACTGTAAGTATAATGAAAAACCCTGGATGTGTTAGGTTATATATATTAAATCTCTAtgtttatagtgtcccggcttgccTGTAATCTAAATTCTAGGTATTTTGTTTATCTGTGAACTAATATTGGTAAAATTTCTATTCTGCTTAGATAAAGAGCATTAATAAAATATGAGTTTTGTGCAGTATTTAGAGGACAAACAGTAAAAAAATGATTatgtaagaaaaaaagaaagggatTTTAGATGCAATAATAATTACCATGAAACATTGATCGATATTCAATAGTTAAAAAGACTTAAGGAGCTCAAATTAAAGGAATGCATTGATTTTTGTAGTATTGCCAAAATAAAAGTACTAAATGAAGAAAATAGATGATGATTGCACAGTAGAGTTAACGAGTTTGTACATGGATTTATAATCCTAGTAACCAGGTGACCCTTTGTTAACTTCACAGGCTTGCTAACTTCTGAAGAGTACTGGATTTGGTTTCTGGTTAAAGATGAATACCGTTCAATCTAATTTCTCTGCTAATAGAGTGGTCTCTCTGATTGGACCCACTGCAAGAAATGTCAGAACCTCTTCTTTCAGTACTGCAAGGAAGATGAAAGCTACATGTTTACATGTTTCTCCACCATTTGGTCTCCGGCAAGACAAGCTGTACCCAAGATTTGTTTATGATGTCCTGAAGAATGAAGCTTCAGTGCATGCATTTGGCAAAAATGGGGACTCTAAGAGTGAAAATGAGGTTGGTTGCTTTATTATGTTCTTTAGTTGTGCATTTATATTTTAAACTTCCATAAGATAATTGCATCGTCTGTAATCATTGCACGGCATGTGATGTGTCACGTGCTATGCCGTGCAGCGTCGAGCCTTATGCCAAGCACATAATGACTTTTTTATGTGAGCACATTACAGAATACAGAAAATGTACCAATTCATAGCATGGTTTTGTTTTAAGGACACTGCTGGCAGACTTTCATCATGaaagattttttatctttttggaaaattttcTTAGTTTTCCTATATTCACATTGTTAGGGACATTGTGTGGTGCCTTTTCATTTGCCACCTTGCGAAAATATCCCCCTCCAGTATTTAACTATGAGTTAGTATTACGAtactatttttttcattttttattcttcTCCCTTAACTGGACAAGTGCTGAGTAAGCAGAAATTTATGTTGTAACTTAAGAATTATACTGTAgcttaaatttaaattttctagGTAAATATTGGAAACCCATTTGGTTTTTTTAATGTCTTTCAGTTTACCTGACATgtttcttttatgcagcctttttcATTGGAATCACCAAAGAAAGCTACAGGCAATTTTAGAAGAGAGCTAACTGTGCAGGACTTGTTGAGGGAGTGGATGAAGGGAAGACAATTTGGTGGAAACGGAGGTTATGGGAATTCGTTTGGGGGTGATGGTGATCCTTCGGGTGGTCCAGAGACCGAAGGGTCTGCAGGACAATTTGATGAACTCTTTCAAGTGATCATGGCAACTATTGGTGTAATATTTCTGGTAATCAATTCTAGTCTTCTTCTTCTCTGTACAATACATGTTTTTCATAACTAAGAggtcttttttttcattttaagtgTCCAATTGTAGAAAATATTTTCAGTAGTTGCTGAGCTTTGATTATACGAACAACCTCATCTTTTTCTCGTGACTCTCATGACCCctaacaaagaaaaagaacatgttaaaaatatttgtgtTTCATTTTTGTACTCTACATTTGTTCTTTGTAGCATGTTGTTTCTGTATTCGTCTGTTTAGTTGCAATAAAATTTGCTTAGCAGTTGGCAAGGCCTAATTAACTTATTATACCTCCCAATTAGTTCAAATGATATTTCTAGGTAAATAAATGGGAGGATCCTCATTATTTTGAGCTAAGAATTTCATAGTCAACTTTGCTATCAGGTAAAAGGTTTGAGTTTCTATCCATTTGGCCTTCTTATTTATGACATATGGTCCAAGACAGACTGTGACATGCATCTCATCTAAATGGAAATTTAAGATCAAGTTCTGCACCCATCATCAAAGCTTCAACTGTATGCCTTAGCTCAAACTCCCAATCCACCTCACGTTCTGTTGCTCGGCTAAAATTGTTGCAAATAAAAGTTGTAATatgaatcatcatatatattagtTGTAATACCAGCGGACTTCATCAAACATTGTTTATGCATGTGCGAATAAACACATATAGACAATTAAATTGATCTGTCTGCACCCTGCAGCTCCACCTTTATGTTTGAATTTTTGCATGTTTTTTGTTGTCCTCTAGATTAATAATTTTGTAGGCTTATGCAATACTAAATGTTCACACGAGGTTTATGTATGCATGGTGTTCTTTATTATTTGGTTCAGGAACATATTGAATGATGTTTATTGTTTTGGTACTGCAGTATACACTTATAACCCGTGGCGAGGAACTGATCCGTCTTGCTAGAGactacatcaaatatcttttagGTGCTAAAGCCAGCACCAGGTTGATCCATTCAATGGAGAAATGGCGTAGGTTTTTTTAGATTGTCACCTGCAAGGGGGTGTTGTGAGAGAAATATCATATACTTGGCTCATGTCAAAGATCATTCCCATGCTAAGGTGGTAGCATAAGCCTGGGTAATTGGCTCACGTAAAACAAGATCATGGACTTTCTCTTCTACTTTTTTGCGAGtctaatgagtttttctttttcttttttttgtgcatGTAACAGAATAAAAGCCCCTGCATAGTTTCTCCAATAGCTTGTATTTGTTCCAGATGATTGGAGAAGATCACCTTTGTTGTGGGGATTAGTCATCTCACCTACAAGAGTCGGCTTTTTTAGTGTAATGAGTTTCATTGTTCTCCTTGCACTTGTTTCTCCAATACCATGTATTTGTTCGAAATGTTACAAGCTCAACTTTATGTTGTTGTTCGCATTAGACACCTTAGCATATCTTCGTCCATAATTTCGTGCCTCATCGACTTATATTTGAATTATCCAACATACAATCATGTCTTTTTTCTCAGTTGTTTTTGGTTACTTGTTAGATCAATTTTACTCAAATTTATGTAACTTGTTTGACTTGCAGAAGCTTTTTCTCAGTTGGATCACAGCCAAACTTGTCAGTAAAGCCCTTGATAATACATTCAATTTTTTTGTTGGTGCATCATACATGCTTTTTATAGTACAATgcatgatgtttttgatatgtatTTCTTATTGCATTCACTAAGATATAAAATGCTATTTATATTCATTCTTAGTCaaaattatagaatattttatgaTACAATTTGCAATGTATgtgatgataaaatttgcaatgtTCATAATTTGTTTACTaaaacaattaattttttttttatttttattttgtgtgCATCATAAATGTTTCTTTTAGCAAAAGAAACACCTTTTTTTAATATACCATACGTGTCATAAACACAGTCTCCATTGTCTTCTgttgtatatatttgtatgaaGACATGGAAATGTACCAAACAATTAAAGGCATTCCTCAAGCGTCTCATtagcaaaggagaagaagaagatctaTTTGACAAGCGAGATAATTGTCTCTTGTTTagaaagatatttactatatataGAGTCAACCATCGCTCTTTCTTCCAGTGAGTTGGAGATGCTGCAATGGATGCAATCGTAGAGAGTTCCTAGCCATGTGCCCCGACGCCCGCCGCCGAGAAGAGCGCGGCCCAGATGTCCTCGAAGGCGGCGATGATGGCGGCGTGGTGGTGGCTCGAGTTGAGGGACAGAAAGCAGCGCAACAGCTGCTCCAGCCCTGCGGCATCGAAGATCTTCTTCTCCACCACCATCTCCGCCATCGACTGCCGGAAGTCCTCCCTCGGATCCTCCGACCGCTTCACCACCGCCACTGCCGCCTCCGCCGTCCAGCTCCTCTTCGCCCTCCGCCGCCAGACAAGATTATCGCACGAGTCCACGTCCGTCGACGAGATCAgcgtctcctcttccttctcactTCCATCACCGTAGCAGCGACCGAAACACTCGCTCAGTCGCTCTTCATTCTCCTCGTCGCTGCTGAACCACCCGCTGTCCTCGTCTGCCGAGGAATTATTGCCCCATCTCCTTCTCGTGGCCTccctccgccgcctccgccggAGGCCAGCTCCCCTCCGCCTGTTCGCCTTGCGCAGAAACGCCCCTCCATCATCGGAGTCGATCTTCTGGCGCGGGGACGAGGGGACATCGCCCCCGCCGCCGGTGGTGGCCACCACGTGccacctctcctcctccctccagAGATAACCCGGCGTCTCCCTGGCCAGGGGGAGATCATCAGCTTCGGCACCCTTCCTTGCAGCTGAAGCCAGCGGCGAGCGGAATCGCCAGGGGCGGCAGCACCGAGAGGAGATCAAGGGAGGGTGGCGATGGCGGTGGTGATCGGCCAGCTGCAGCTCGACGTCGAAACCGTCTGAGCCGACGCGAGAGAGACGGTACACGGGGGAGGAGGCAGCAACATCCTTGGAACGGCAGCTCTTGAACCCAGGGAACGCGCGCCATAGCCGGAGACGGAAGCCCTTCCCCATGCTTAGGAGCAAACGACAGGTCTCCCCTCCTCAATCATACGTgccagagaggaagaagaaattaGCAAGATTTATACAGTGGGACGAAGCCGGCAGCGGTCGTTTCATGCACTTCTCGACTTCGGTCTCTCAGTGGTTTGTCGTGTAGAAGACAGCAAGTTGAAGAAGACAACAAAACCAAGCATAGAAGCCGAGCTGGTTCTCATGCTACGCAACTGTAATACATCAAGCACTGACGTTGCGTCTCCCCATTTAatgatctctctccctctctctctctctctctctctcacaatcaTGGTCATGGGTTGGGTTCTCTTTTCTCCCCTCGATTACGTTTTACACGTGTCAAGGCGATTGCCTATACATCAACATGGACCGCGTTTGCCGACGGAATACGTAGCTTGAGCGTGTCAGGAATCGAGGTCGTACCCTCGACAGGTTCCGACGCAGAATCCTGGGCGAGAAAATCGCATGTAAATTAATACATCGAAACGGATCCTGGAGAAGAACCTGATGCAGCGTTCCCGACGGCAACCACCGTATCCTCCAATGAATTTCTGCCACGCACGTACAAGAATGGATGACGGGCCACCTGTCTACACGCGGTGCTCGGTCCCGAGCTGCGCGGTGTTCACCGAAAGGCTCGCGATCCCTCTTCGAACCAACAGCTAAATAAGTCACAGGCTGAGCCCGGGCAACGGTGACGCGCGCGCGCCCCCCGACCGACACGCGCCCGCACGGAGGCCACGGCGTGACCGGGGCGACGAGCCCCACGTGACATCGTCCGTCCGACGCAGATCGGGAAGTGGGGTCGGCCCTCCCGTCGAATCGCGTCAAGAGTGGACGGCTATGATTGAGACATGCCAGGCTACGCTGCAGGCGAGGCGTCACGTAAGACAGCAACGTTCGTACGACGAGAATTATGCGGACAAGAGATCAGCCGTTCACGTCGAACTCTAAGAGGTGATCCGATCGTCTATTTTCTCGATGGCATCGAGATCCGTGCTTGTATCAGAGACGTGAACCATCGTCCGGCTTCGCTTCTCGTCTTTCAAGGTTTACGCTGACGTTGTGGCTGAGCTGTTACCTTCTGAGCTACGACCGTTCAAGTCAAAGTAGCTTGCGCCAATGGTTTGTGTCACCAATGATATACTTGGGATTGTATCGTATTTAGGAAATCAAATTGAGTCAGGCTATAAACAAATTGGGGTCTTGATAGGTTTTGGGTGTTAATTATACTTTGTTGGTCGAAGAAGGCTCGATTATATGAGACATGAACATTTATATCCCTTTTTATTGTTTCTAATAAGATCTTGTCAGTTGATTTGGTTGACATCTTAATTATCAATGGGATGAATCAAATCCACCACTAACTACAAATTGATTGAAATTATTGGTTGTCTTTTTTTTTCTAGTGTGTGTCATGTGATTTTATTGTGTGAATGATTGAAAGTTCCTTAAGAGTTAGGTTGAAGGAACTTATGTCCAACTTGACATATAATGGATAAGGAAATATaatttcattaattattttttgATTGTTGAGATTTTTCTGGACTCCAAAATTTATTTGTTTTCTATGTGTGTGTGAGAGACTAGTGGTGTCTGAAACTATTGcattagaaaatattattattattaatagcaGGATATTAAGATCAAATCTCATCTTCTTATTTATGCtttacaaaaagaagaaagaaaaaactaCTATATTGAGTTTTGAATATGATTTGAAAAAAATCTGAAGGAATAATTTGTTATAAATTgtttaaattaaaaagaaaaaagaatttattttcaaaagatttatttgaaaaggtgttttcttttatagttattttggtagttattttttaaagattatcttttgagaaaatatctataaatagatatttgagggtaaattattatgacatttttttcatattcttcttctctactttccaagtgattgaattagatattctataattcctctttgaagattttttattgtttgctcaatatagatcttctaaaggcttgtcatatccactaaaactatttgtatcagacccatagcaatcttattgagaagggGTGAAAAAatcgtttttaggaaagtgtttatacacgtttcaaacctaaatatctttcctaaagtattcttgatcttgtgtttgttatttgtttccatagtgtttttatcctcttctttgtcgtatttTCCTAACAATCTAAAAAAGATATTTtgtgagtttatacaaattcaccatggaggctacaaataccatcaaattattgaatcaaaatTTTGTTCGTTTGGATTGTTTTAATGGAACGAATTTTACCcgttggcaagacaagatgaagtttATATTGACTGCTTTGAAAATCTTCTATGTGCTTaatccaaatcttcaaccaattcctgatccaaccgacgatgacaccgatgaagtcaaggctgaacaaaagaagagaattGAAGATGAAAtcatgtgtagaggacacattctcaatgctctttcgaATCGACTTTATGATCTTTATATGGTGGAACCATATGCAAAAGtaatttggaatgctttggaattcaagtATCATGCTGAGGAggaaggtacaaagaaatttttaatttctaaatattttgattacaagtttgtggatgacaagccaatcttggcacaagtatatgagttgcaggtcattgttaatcaattgaaggctgaaaaaatcgaacttcctgaaccttttcaagtatgggctataatagccaagttgccttcgtcttggaaagggtataggaaAAAGATTTTACATGACTCCAAGGATatcactttggagcaaattcaaaaacatcttcgaatcgaggaTGAGAGACAAGAGTAAAAACTCTTTTGGCAATATAAAAACAAATGTTGTAAATTGGCCTAAGAATTCCAATAAAGGTAAACAAAATAAGGAGAATCATTTTGGCCtcaaaagggatcaaagaaaatttaagaagccaaagaGCGGAAgctgttttgtttgtggaaaacctggtcattttgctagggTTTGCAGATTTAAAAAGGGTCAGAAACTGGAAGTCAACTCCGTcgagggagatgataatataatcgctatGGTGAGCAAAGTGAATGTCATATTTGGCAAGGTTTCTGGTTGGTGGTACGATACTTGTGCTACcatccatgtttgctatgataaggcACTTTTCAAGACCTAAAAAGAAGTCacagaagggcaagagattcaaatgggaaatgaagttcgttctaaggtgattggcaagggaaatgtggaactcactttcacttcaggtaagaaagtcactcttactaatgttcttcaAGTACCGGATATGAGTAAAAAATTAGTAAGTGAGAATCTCCTTAGCAAACCtggaattaaatctgtatttgaatTCGAAAAATTAATTCTATCCCGTAATagaacttttgttggaaaagacTATTCTGCCgagggaatggtcaaattatctattgttgacaatgattctaaatttaataaagatgttgcttctatttgtattgttgattcttattcattatggcatgatagattagcacatattggaattagcaccattagaagaatggttaagtgtggtttaataaattatcattttgatggtcttaataaatatgaaatatatgttAAATCAAAGATAATGAAGAAATCAttcaaaagtgttgaaagatatattaatttgttagacttaatacattctgatatatgtgaattaaatgacatattaacgagaggaggtaatagatatttcattacttttatagatgatatgtctagattcacatatgtatacttattgaaacataaacatgatgcttttaaggc encodes:
- the LOC103990495 gene encoding uncharacterized protein LOC103990495, with protein sequence MNTVQSNFSANRVVSLIGPTARNVRTSSFSTARKMKATCLHVSPPFGLRQDKLYPRFVYDVLKNEASVHAFGKNGDSKSENEPFSLESPKKATGNFRRELTVQDLLREWMKGRQFGGNGGYGNSFGGDGDPSGGPETEGSAGQFDELFQVIMATIGVIFLYTLITRGEELIRLARDYIKYLLGAKASTRLIHSMEKWRRFF
- the LOC103990485 gene encoding transcription repressor OFP7 — protein: MGKGFRLRLWRAFPGFKSCRSKDVAASSPVYRLSRVGSDGFDVELQLADHHRHRHPPLISSRCCRPWRFRSPLASAARKGAEADDLPLARETPGYLWREEERWHVVATTGGGGDVPSSPRQKIDSDDGGAFLRKANRRRGAGLRRRRRREATRRRWGNNSSADEDSGWFSSDEENEERLSECFGRCYGDGSEKEEETLISSTDVDSCDNLVWRRRAKRSWTAEAAVAVVKRSEDPREDFRQSMAEMVVEKKIFDAAGLEQLLRCFLSLNSSHHHAAIIAAFEDIWAALFSAAGVGAHG